One window of Pseudomonas sp. FP198 genomic DNA carries:
- a CDS encoding LysR substrate-binding domain-containing protein, which translates to MNFKQVEAFRAVMLSGSMTAAAESLHTSQPNISRLIAQLERNAGFKLFERVAGRLLPTDEGAALFADVERAFIGLHSLEKAAQNIRRVGTGRLRIAAVPSLSLTVLPRVIQRFRQENPDVAISLHTNDSPMVAHWTASQFCDLGLVSYVGEDMPGVATRLICDVPGVCIFPKGHRLSALACVGPEDLKGEEFISLSQNDGSRARVDRAFPEDRGHRKLSLETPYAATVCSLVGLGLGVSIVSPIVALEYLHTGIEIRPFRPQIRFSTYLLLPADRPQGLLTQRFGQLIHEMLTAVAKDWQ; encoded by the coding sequence ATGAACTTCAAACAAGTCGAAGCCTTTCGCGCAGTCATGTTGAGTGGCTCGATGACCGCCGCGGCCGAGTCCCTGCATACCTCCCAGCCCAACATCAGTCGTTTGATTGCCCAACTTGAGCGCAACGCTGGTTTCAAGCTGTTCGAACGGGTCGCCGGACGCTTGCTACCCACCGATGAGGGGGCCGCGCTGTTCGCCGATGTCGAGCGGGCGTTCATCGGGCTGCACAGCCTGGAGAAAGCCGCGCAGAACATCCGCCGCGTCGGCACGGGGCGCTTGCGTATCGCCGCGGTCCCCTCCCTGTCGCTGACAGTGTTGCCTCGCGTGATCCAACGCTTTCGCCAGGAGAACCCGGACGTTGCGATCTCGCTCCATACCAACGACTCACCGATGGTTGCCCATTGGACGGCCTCGCAATTTTGCGATCTGGGGCTGGTGTCCTACGTCGGCGAGGACATGCCGGGGGTGGCGACCCGGTTGATCTGCGACGTGCCAGGCGTGTGCATATTCCCCAAGGGTCATCGCCTGAGCGCACTGGCCTGCGTCGGACCGGAGGATCTCAAGGGCGAGGAATTCATTTCTCTGTCGCAAAACGACGGCTCTCGTGCCCGGGTCGACCGGGCGTTCCCCGAAGACCGGGGCCATCGGAAACTGAGCCTGGAAACGCCCTACGCCGCCACGGTTTGCTCGTTGGTGGGTCTGGGCCTGGGCGTCAGCATCGTCAGCCCGATCGTGGCGCTGGAGTACCTGCATACGGGCATCGAAATTCGCCCCTTTCGCCCACAGATACGCTTCTCGACCTACCTGCTGCTACCGGCAGACAGGCCGCAAGGCTTGCTGACACAACGGTTCGGTCAACTGATTCATGAGATGCTCACTGCCGTTGCGAAGGATTGGCAGTGA
- a CDS encoding transporter substrate-binding domain-containing protein, translating into MSFSFKILGSALAFSCLTLGGVAQARASGLPAVPDEIKEAGQVRAGVRCDQPPYGFQDSSGQFAGVEVEMARQIALWSLGSKDKVTFTCVTAENRVPQLLGRKVDFLIATLGVTPERLRVIDFTTPYRWGASDVVVKKDSPIRKIADLNGKTLATLKGSVQAKWFEDHMPGVKTLRMNSAADALQTFRQGRADAYTHDAATLVVVADNDKDARLLNEPFQISDAAIGVRKNDEAWRDYLSAAIARMHEEKLFRGWIQQFVPQGIQSYYISVFEQPKPAEAL; encoded by the coding sequence ATGTCGTTTTCATTCAAGATTCTTGGCAGTGCGCTGGCGTTCTCGTGCCTGACGCTGGGTGGCGTTGCCCAGGCCCGGGCAAGCGGATTGCCTGCGGTTCCCGATGAGATCAAGGAGGCCGGCCAGGTGCGTGCCGGCGTGCGTTGCGACCAACCGCCCTACGGTTTTCAGGACAGCAGTGGCCAGTTCGCCGGCGTCGAAGTGGAGATGGCCAGGCAGATCGCGCTGTGGTCGCTGGGCTCGAAAGACAAGGTGACGTTCACCTGCGTCACGGCGGAAAACCGCGTCCCGCAATTGCTCGGGCGCAAGGTTGATTTCCTGATCGCGACCTTGGGCGTCACCCCTGAACGCCTGCGCGTCATCGACTTCACCACGCCTTATCGGTGGGGCGCCAGCGACGTGGTGGTGAAGAAGGACAGCCCGATCAGGAAAATCGCCGACCTCAACGGCAAGACCCTCGCCACCCTCAAGGGCTCGGTGCAGGCCAAGTGGTTCGAAGACCACATGCCAGGGGTCAAGACCTTGCGCATGAACAGCGCCGCCGATGCGTTGCAGACCTTCCGCCAGGGCCGCGCCGATGCCTACACCCATGATGCGGCGACGCTTGTGGTGGTGGCAGACAATGACAAGGACGCGCGCTTGCTCAACGAGCCGTTCCAGATTTCCGATGCGGCGATCGGCGTGCGCAAGAACGACGAGGCATGGCGCGACTACCTCAGCGCCGCCATCGCGCGCATGCATGAGGAAAAACTGTTCCGTGGCTGGATCCAGCAGTTCGTGCCCCAGGGCATCCAGAGCTACTACATAAGCGTCTTCGAGCAGCCCAAGCCTGCCGAAGCCCTTTGA
- a CDS encoding amino acid ABC transporter permease, which produces MNFLIENWAFVCKGLWMTLRLALVVLLFTTLISVVLGVLATLKNRLLQWTIHGYVELFRSIPLIVNVFFIFFGAPMLGLDLSPFVAVTTGLTLWGSANGIEIVRGGLESVARHQWKSAWALGLRPWQIYLYVIAPQSMRAILPAYTGLLTMLVQATSLGALVGVGEFLKVGQIIIERDTVMTGVSPAFTVYGLVLLVYFVICSLLSWLSRYLERRLGRPVTRATPEEVSTCKHPKSAGV; this is translated from the coding sequence ATGAATTTTCTGATCGAAAACTGGGCCTTCGTATGCAAGGGCCTGTGGATGACCTTGCGCCTGGCGTTGGTGGTGCTGCTGTTCACTACCCTGATCTCCGTCGTTCTCGGGGTGCTGGCGACGCTGAAGAATCGTCTGTTGCAGTGGACGATCCATGGTTACGTCGAGCTGTTTCGTTCGATCCCGTTGATCGTCAACGTGTTCTTCATCTTTTTCGGCGCGCCGATGCTGGGCCTGGATTTGAGCCCGTTCGTGGCGGTGACCACCGGCCTGACTCTCTGGGGCAGTGCCAACGGCATCGAGATCGTGCGCGGTGGCCTGGAGTCGGTGGCGCGCCACCAATGGAAAAGCGCCTGGGCACTGGGCCTGCGGCCTTGGCAAATCTATCTCTACGTGATCGCGCCACAGTCGATGCGCGCCATCCTTCCGGCGTACACCGGCCTGCTGACCATGCTGGTACAGGCCACGTCCCTGGGGGCGCTGGTGGGTGTCGGCGAGTTCCTCAAGGTCGGCCAGATCATCATCGAACGGGACACCGTCATGACCGGCGTGAGCCCTGCGTTCACGGTCTACGGCCTGGTGTTGCTGGTGTATTTCGTCATCTGTTCCCTGCTGAGCTGGCTCAGCCGTTATCTCGAACGTCGGCTGGGTCGCCCAGTGACGCGTGCCACTCCTGAAGAGGTTTCAACATGCAAGCATCCAAAGTCAGCCGGCGTCTGA
- a CDS encoding amino acid ABC transporter permease, translating into MDFDFNYLLAQWPALLDGVQMTLRVSVLAIGCSLLVGVLGGAARVMKVPVLAQVVALYVELIRNTPILVQLFFIFYGLPAIGMGLSLFWSGVLCLSLWAGAYQIENVRGGLATVEHGMREASVALSLKPSHYFCLVALPIAFRTSLPAMLNTAISLLKNSSYLQAIGLAELTFVAVDRIATDFRAIEMFSAICVIYLALVGILALLTGRLSARLQRPFQH; encoded by the coding sequence ATGGATTTTGACTTCAATTATCTGTTGGCCCAGTGGCCGGCGCTGCTCGATGGCGTGCAGATGACGTTGCGCGTGTCGGTGCTCGCCATCGGTTGCTCATTGCTCGTGGGTGTCCTCGGCGGCGCGGCGCGGGTAATGAAAGTGCCGGTGCTGGCGCAGGTCGTGGCGTTGTACGTGGAACTGATCCGCAACACGCCGATCCTGGTGCAGTTGTTCTTCATTTTCTATGGGTTGCCCGCCATCGGCATGGGGCTGTCGCTGTTCTGGTCGGGGGTGTTGTGCCTGTCGCTCTGGGCCGGGGCCTATCAGATCGAGAACGTGCGGGGAGGGCTGGCGACCGTGGAGCACGGCATGCGTGAAGCCAGCGTGGCGCTGAGCCTCAAGCCCAGTCATTACTTTTGCCTGGTGGCCTTGCCGATCGCCTTTCGGACCAGTTTGCCGGCCATGTTGAACACGGCCATTTCGTTGCTCAAGAACTCGTCCTACCTGCAGGCCATCGGCCTGGCCGAACTGACTTTCGTCGCGGTGGATCGCATTGCCACGGATTTTCGTGCCATCGAAATGTTCAGCGCCATTTGCGTCATCTACCTGGCGCTGGTGGGGATCCTGGCGCTGTTGACGGGACGGCTCTCGGCCCGCTTGCAACGACCTTTCCAACACTGA